The Buteo buteo chromosome 23, bButBut1.hap1.1, whole genome shotgun sequence genome includes a window with the following:
- the PTPN7 gene encoding tyrosine-protein phosphatase non-receptor type 7 isoform X1: MVQACLVCSRAHNGSLPAQAAGADMDKTDKPSPSAKKHVRLQERRGSNVSLMLDMSSLGSVEPIQPVCTPRDITLKFLRTSSHVLRREELQQHAQSLTQLQEEFSKIPPNFVSPEELEIPGRASKDRYKTILPNPESRVCLRRARNQEEDSYINANYITGYAGRPREYIATQGPMLNTVTDFWEMVWQEEAPLIVMITKLQERKEKCVHYWPEKEGTYGPFTIRVQGVSECVEYVVRDLSIQFEGECRRVKHILFPSWPDQQTPESAKPLLHLVSKVEDTLQAAAIPGPIVVHCRHWPDRLLYRYQDWVPAAEGQGGGRYPGNCVPSPHRQRRDDPDKRTVPVPPSHTSSLRFPAAGGGRPLVQGSHWAASSSPRPLLHQPRGHLHQNPSCCRRATEQQHEHPSG; this comes from the exons ATGGTACAAGCCTGCTTGGTGTGCTCCAGAGCTCATAACGGCAGCCTGCCAGCCCAGGCAGCCGGGGCAGACATGGACAAGACAGACAAGCCCAGTCCCTCTGCCAAGAAGCATGTGCGTCTTCAGGAGAG AAGGGGGTCCAACGTGTCGCTGATGCTGGATATGAGCTCGCTGGGGAGTGTGGAGCCCATCCAGCCTGTCTGCACACCACGGGACATCACACTGAAGTTCCTGAGGACATCCAGCCACGTGCTGAGGAGAGAGGAGCTCCAGCAACATGCCCAGAGCCTGACACAGCTCCAGGAGGAGTTTTCG AAAATCCCACCCAACTTTGTTAGTCCGGAGGAGCTGGAGATCCCTGGACGTGCCTCCAAGGACAGATACAAAACCATCCTTCCCA ATCCTGAGAGCCGGGTCTGTCTCAGGAGGGCAAGAAACCAGGAAGAAGACAGCTACATAAATGCCAACTACATCACG GGCTACGCAGGGCGGCCCCGGGAGTACATTGCCACCCAGGGACCCATGCTGAACACTGTGACTGACTTCTGGGAGATGGTGTGGCAGGAGGAGGCGCCCCTCATCGTCATGATAACCAAGCTCCAGGAGCGCAAAGAG aaatgtgtcCACTACTGGCCCGAGAAGGAGGGCACCTACGGCCCCTTCACCATCCGTGTGCAGGGGGTGAGCGAGTGTGTGGAGTACGTGGTCCGGGATCTCTCCATCCAG TTTGAAGGTGAATGCCGCCGGGTCAAACACATCCTCTTCCCTTCCTGGCCGGACCAGCAGACACCCGAGTCAGCCAAGCCCCTGCTGCACTTGGTGTCCAAGGTGGAGGAcactctgcaggctgcagccatCCCAGGGCCCATCGTTGTGCACTGCAG GCATTGGCCGGACAGGCTGCTTTATCGCTACCAGGATTGGGTGCCAGCAGCTGAAGGACAAGGGGGAGGTCGATATCCTGGGAATTGTGTGCCGTCTCCGCATAGACAG AGGCGGGATGATCCAGACAAGCGAACAGTACCAGTTCCTCCATCACACACTAGCTCTCTACGCTTCCCAGCTGCCGGAGGCGGGAGGCCACTAGTGCAGGGCTCCCACTGGGCTGCCAGCTCCTCACCCCGACCTCTCCTGCACCAGCCTCGGGGACACCTCCACCAAAACCCCTCCTGCTGCCGCCGggccacagagcagcagcatgagCATCCGTCAGGATGA
- the PTPN7 gene encoding tyrosine-protein phosphatase non-receptor type 7 isoform X3, protein MVQACLVCSRAHNGSLPAQAAGADMDKTDKPSPSAKKHVRLQERRGSNVSLMLDMSSLGSVEPIQPVCTPRDITLKFLRTSSHVLRREELQQHAQSLTQLQEEFSKIPPNFVSPEELEIPGRASKDRYKTILPNPESRVCLRRARNQEEDSYINANYITGYAGRPREYIATQGPMLNTVTDFWEMVWQEEAPLIVMITKLQERKEKCVHYWPEKEGTYGPFTIRVQGVSECVEYVVRDLSIQFEGECRRVKHILFPSWPDQQTPESAKPLLHLVSKVEDTLQAAAIPGPIVVHCSAGIGRTGCFIATRIGCQQLKDKGEVDILGIVCRLRIDRGGMIQTSEQYQFLHHTLALYASQLPEAGGH, encoded by the exons ATGGTACAAGCCTGCTTGGTGTGCTCCAGAGCTCATAACGGCAGCCTGCCAGCCCAGGCAGCCGGGGCAGACATGGACAAGACAGACAAGCCCAGTCCCTCTGCCAAGAAGCATGTGCGTCTTCAGGAGAG AAGGGGGTCCAACGTGTCGCTGATGCTGGATATGAGCTCGCTGGGGAGTGTGGAGCCCATCCAGCCTGTCTGCACACCACGGGACATCACACTGAAGTTCCTGAGGACATCCAGCCACGTGCTGAGGAGAGAGGAGCTCCAGCAACATGCCCAGAGCCTGACACAGCTCCAGGAGGAGTTTTCG AAAATCCCACCCAACTTTGTTAGTCCGGAGGAGCTGGAGATCCCTGGACGTGCCTCCAAGGACAGATACAAAACCATCCTTCCCA ATCCTGAGAGCCGGGTCTGTCTCAGGAGGGCAAGAAACCAGGAAGAAGACAGCTACATAAATGCCAACTACATCACG GGCTACGCAGGGCGGCCCCGGGAGTACATTGCCACCCAGGGACCCATGCTGAACACTGTGACTGACTTCTGGGAGATGGTGTGGCAGGAGGAGGCGCCCCTCATCGTCATGATAACCAAGCTCCAGGAGCGCAAAGAG aaatgtgtcCACTACTGGCCCGAGAAGGAGGGCACCTACGGCCCCTTCACCATCCGTGTGCAGGGGGTGAGCGAGTGTGTGGAGTACGTGGTCCGGGATCTCTCCATCCAG TTTGAAGGTGAATGCCGCCGGGTCAAACACATCCTCTTCCCTTCCTGGCCGGACCAGCAGACACCCGAGTCAGCCAAGCCCCTGCTGCACTTGGTGTCCAAGGTGGAGGAcactctgcaggctgcagccatCCCAGGGCCCATCGTTGTGCACTGCAG CGCAGGCATTGGCCGGACAGGCTGCTTTATCGCTACCAGGATTGGGTGCCAGCAGCTGAAGGACAAGGGGGAGGTCGATATCCTGGGAATTGTGTGCCGTCTCCGCATAGACAG AGGCGGGATGATCCAGACAAGCGAACAGTACCAGTTCCTCCATCACACACTAGCTCTCTACGCTTCCCAGCTGCCGGAGGCGGGAGGCCACTAG
- the PTPN7 gene encoding tyrosine-protein phosphatase non-receptor type 7 isoform X2 — protein MVQACLVCSRAHNGSLPAQAAGADMDKTDKPSPSAKKHVRLQERGSNVSLMLDMSSLGSVEPIQPVCTPRDITLKFLRTSSHVLRREELQQHAQSLTQLQEEFSKIPPNFVSPEELEIPGRASKDRYKTILPNPESRVCLRRARNQEEDSYINANYITGYAGRPREYIATQGPMLNTVTDFWEMVWQEEAPLIVMITKLQERKEKCVHYWPEKEGTYGPFTIRVQGVSECVEYVVRDLSIQFEGECRRVKHILFPSWPDQQTPESAKPLLHLVSKVEDTLQAAAIPGPIVVHCRHWPDRLLYRYQDWVPAAEGQGGGRYPGNCVPSPHRQRRDDPDKRTVPVPPSHTSSLRFPAAGGGRPLVQGSHWAASSSPRPLLHQPRGHLHQNPSCCRRATEQQHEHPSG, from the exons ATGGTACAAGCCTGCTTGGTGTGCTCCAGAGCTCATAACGGCAGCCTGCCAGCCCAGGCAGCCGGGGCAGACATGGACAAGACAGACAAGCCCAGTCCCTCTGCCAAGAAGCATGTGCGTCTTCAGGAGAG GGGGTCCAACGTGTCGCTGATGCTGGATATGAGCTCGCTGGGGAGTGTGGAGCCCATCCAGCCTGTCTGCACACCACGGGACATCACACTGAAGTTCCTGAGGACATCCAGCCACGTGCTGAGGAGAGAGGAGCTCCAGCAACATGCCCAGAGCCTGACACAGCTCCAGGAGGAGTTTTCG AAAATCCCACCCAACTTTGTTAGTCCGGAGGAGCTGGAGATCCCTGGACGTGCCTCCAAGGACAGATACAAAACCATCCTTCCCA ATCCTGAGAGCCGGGTCTGTCTCAGGAGGGCAAGAAACCAGGAAGAAGACAGCTACATAAATGCCAACTACATCACG GGCTACGCAGGGCGGCCCCGGGAGTACATTGCCACCCAGGGACCCATGCTGAACACTGTGACTGACTTCTGGGAGATGGTGTGGCAGGAGGAGGCGCCCCTCATCGTCATGATAACCAAGCTCCAGGAGCGCAAAGAG aaatgtgtcCACTACTGGCCCGAGAAGGAGGGCACCTACGGCCCCTTCACCATCCGTGTGCAGGGGGTGAGCGAGTGTGTGGAGTACGTGGTCCGGGATCTCTCCATCCAG TTTGAAGGTGAATGCCGCCGGGTCAAACACATCCTCTTCCCTTCCTGGCCGGACCAGCAGACACCCGAGTCAGCCAAGCCCCTGCTGCACTTGGTGTCCAAGGTGGAGGAcactctgcaggctgcagccatCCCAGGGCCCATCGTTGTGCACTGCAG GCATTGGCCGGACAGGCTGCTTTATCGCTACCAGGATTGGGTGCCAGCAGCTGAAGGACAAGGGGGAGGTCGATATCCTGGGAATTGTGTGCCGTCTCCGCATAGACAG AGGCGGGATGATCCAGACAAGCGAACAGTACCAGTTCCTCCATCACACACTAGCTCTCTACGCTTCCCAGCTGCCGGAGGCGGGAGGCCACTAGTGCAGGGCTCCCACTGGGCTGCCAGCTCCTCACCCCGACCTCTCCTGCACCAGCCTCGGGGACACCTCCACCAAAACCCCTCCTGCTGCCGCCGggccacagagcagcagcatgagCATCCGTCAGGATGA